A genomic segment from Nicotiana sylvestris chromosome 1, ASM39365v2, whole genome shotgun sequence encodes:
- the LOC104241748 gene encoding uncharacterized protein produces MASLTVLLRHSGKWNDEGNYIDFSIEGILIKEYASFNDLVCSISNQLGIDLSTNTIKIQYNVEGNRTPMEIHNDMGYRVYVKLKKENREFGMYPLCITTMEKELISGDGLNQGDIVQIDEAVQMYDSDTYYTLAIELANSGEAIGVFELHKDLIISKTNQKEVMAGQVYKDKATLKEVMNNYAIAQRFQFRVDRSNAVSYALICISEDCDWRFKASSINKSELFKVREFNDNHTCPLKDKVYEQRQASSSLISGIIRTKLTNHKRKYTPRDIIDDVKSDLGVDVSYMLAWRAKEKAMNFLRGEPADSYKKLPGYLYTMDKTYPGSYIRMEKSSKNEFMYVYISLYAFIRVFDHCRPIVVVDGSHLKSYYTGTFVSASTLDGACHILPLAYGVIDSENDAAWTWFFEQFKIAYGVRENMCIVSDRNESIIKSVSRVYPDLPHCACIWHLWNNVYKKFKKSHAKLSEIYFSMAKAYRQTEFDSLMEKVEKVDIRVKEYLELAGYEKWARLYAPVNRGWTMTSNIAESINASLVSARKLPISDFLEEVRKMFGRWNCSNRKEATQTYKTLGKKYQEMLELNETMCTRMTVVPSTEYLHTVNDGGRNYTVCLLERKCVCGRFQIDELPCPHAWAVLKSKFLMPEEYCSSYYKPSTIVMTYDVPVYPLPDKNDWNIPEHVAEEVVLPPKWKRPPGRPNKKRDKNLSELLLPKNQHSCSICGQGGHNKRTCRNAPRNK; encoded by the exons ATGGCAAGCTTGACAGTTTTGTTGCGTCATTCTGGAAAGTGGAACGATGAGGGCAATTATATCGACTTTTCAATTGAGGGAATACTGATTAAGGAGTATGCTTCCTTTAATGATCTAGTTTGTTCAATTTCTAATCAACTGGGTATAGATTTGAGCACAAATACCATTAAAATACAATACAATGTTGAAGGCAATCGCACGCCAATGGAAATACACAATGATATGGGTTACAGAGTGTATGTAAAATtgaaaaaagagaacagagaatttGGGATGTATCCTCTGTGCATTACAACTATGGAAAAAGAGCTTATCTCTGGAGATGGTTTAAATCAAGGCGACATTGTGCAGATAGACGAAGCAGTTCAAATGTACGATTCCGATACATATTATACACTAGCTATAGAACTTGCCAATTCAGGAGAAGCGATTGGAGTGTTCGAACTCCACAAGGATTTGATAATTTCAAAAACTAATCAAAAGGAGGTTATGGCTGGACAAGTGTATAAGGATAAGGCTACATTGAAAGAGGTGATGAATAATTATGCTATAGCTCAAAGGTTTCAATTCCGTGTTGATCGGTCTAATGCTGTCAG CTATGCATTAATATGTATTTCAGAAGATTGTGATTGGAGGTTTAAGGCTTCAAGCATTAACAAATCGGAATTATTCAAGGTGAGAGAATTCAATGACAACCATACATGTCCGCTGAAGGATAAAGTGTACGAGCAGCGGCAAGCTAGTAGCAGCCTTATAAGTGGTATTATAAGGACAAAGCTTACAAACCATAAGAGGAAATACACTCCGAGGGACATTATTGATGACGTGAAATCAGATCTAGGTGTTGATGTTAGCTATATGTTGGCGTGGAGGgctaaagaaaaggcaatgaattTTCTTAGAGGTGAACCGGCTGATTCATACAAAAAATTACCAGGATACTTATATACAATGGATAAGACATATCCAGGTTCTTACATAAGAATGGAAAAATCGTCAAAGAATGAATTCATGTACGTGTATATATCTTTGTATGCATTTATAAGGGTGTTTGATCATTGTAGACCAATTGTTGTAGTGGACGGAAGTCATCTAAAATCCTACTACACCGGGACATTCGTTTCTGCAAGCACGTTGGATGGGGCAT GTCATATATTGCCACTAGCATACGGTGTTATTGATTCAGAGAACGATGCTGCTTGGAcgtggttctttgagcaattcaagatagCGTACGGTGTAAGGGAAAACATGTGCATTGTTTCGGATAGAAATGAGAGCATCATTAAATCTGTATCGAGAGTATATCCGGATTTACCGCATTGTGCTTGCATATGGCATCTATGGAATAACGTATACAAGAAATTCAAAAAGAGTCATGCCAAGTTGAGTGAGATATATTTCTCGATGGCAAAAGCATACAGACAAACTGAATTTGATAGTCTGATGGAGAAGGTTGAGAAGGTAGATATTAGGGTGAAAGAATACTTAGAGTTAGCTGGTTACGAAAAGTGGGCTAGGTTGTATGCACCTGTTAACAGGGGATGGACAATGACGTCAAATATCGCTGAGTCAATCAATGCATCACTAGTTTCAGCAAGGAAATTGCCAATATCTGACTTCCTAGAAGAAGTTAGGAAGATGTTTGGTCGTTGGAATTGTAGTAACCGTAAAGAAGCTACTCAGACATACAAGACGCTTGGGAAAAAATACCAGGAAATGCTGGAGTTGAATGAGACCATGTGTACCCGTATGACT GTGGTACCCTCAACTGAATACTTACATACTGTTAACGATGGTGGGAGGAATTACACAGTCTGTCTGCTCGAGAGAAAATGTGTTTGTGGGAGATTCCAAATTGATGAATTGCCATGCCCACATGCCTGGGCTGTATTGAAGAGCAAGTTTTTAATGCCTGAAGAATATTGCTCTAGCTATTACAAGCCAAGTACAATTGTAATGACATACGATGTGCCAGTGTACCCGCTACCGGACAAAAATGACTGGAATATACCAGAGCATGTTGCAGAGGAGGTTGTACTACCACCCAAATGGAAAAGACCTCCTGGAAGGCCAAATAAGAAGCGCGACAAAAATTTAAGTGAATTGTTGTTGCCGAAAAATCAACATTCATGTAGCATATGTGGGCAGGGAGGACATAACAAGCGAACTTGTAGGAATGCTCCACGTAATAAATAG